One Mycobacterium sp. SMC-4 DNA window includes the following coding sequences:
- the rpsI gene encoding 30S ribosomal protein S9, translating to MVYEAESREPVLIDRPIQTVGRRKEAVVRVRLVPGTGQFNLDGRTLENYFPNKVHQQLIKAPLVTVDRLEQFDIYAHLDGGGPSGQAGALRLAIARALILVQPEDRPALKKAGFLTRDPRAIERKKYGLKKARKAPQYSKR from the coding sequence GTGGTCTATGAGGCCGAATCCCGCGAGCCGGTCCTGATCGACCGCCCGATTCAGACCGTCGGCCGCCGCAAGGAGGCCGTCGTGCGGGTGCGCCTGGTGCCCGGTACCGGACAGTTCAACCTCGACGGCCGCACCTTGGAGAACTACTTCCCCAACAAGGTGCACCAGCAGCTGATCAAGGCCCCGCTGGTGACCGTGGACCGGCTCGAACAGTTCGACATCTACGCCCACCTCGACGGTGGCGGCCCTTCGGGTCAGGCCGGCGCACTGCGGTTGGCGATCGCGCGCGCGCTGATCCTGGTGCAGCCCGAAGACCGGCCTGCGCTGAAGAAGGCCGGGTTCCTGACCCGCGACCCGCGTGCCATCGAGCGTAAGAAGTACGGACTGAAGAAGGCCCGCAAGGCGCCTCAGTACAGCAAGCGCTGA
- a CDS encoding alpha/beta hydrolase: MNISDYAAFLPTGYTRDLTAPVSTWWPWRGNRIHVARAEVPDAAARVMVIHGGGGYSGALWPFAAIAAGEGADVLAPDLPLYGDTEVTDPAGVRYDDWVELLCELVGAERADDPRPLILFGASMGGMLAYEVAARTGQAAAVAATCLLDMSDPTARSAATRYAWLGRPAPTVLKMVDPVLGRVRIPIRWMVKMSQMSTDPRLSRLCAEDPRGGGVSVPLGFLSSFTVFEHTRPQNYSGPPVTLVAPAADAWTPPEVSIRFLQRISAPTELVMLENCGHFPIEEPGLTQLRDAMRILLNRVAAPAD, encoded by the coding sequence GTGAACATCAGCGATTATGCAGCGTTCCTGCCGACCGGATACACCCGCGACCTCACCGCCCCGGTCTCGACGTGGTGGCCCTGGCGCGGGAACCGCATCCACGTGGCCCGCGCCGAGGTGCCCGACGCCGCCGCCCGGGTGATGGTGATCCACGGCGGCGGCGGATACAGCGGCGCACTGTGGCCGTTCGCCGCGATTGCCGCCGGTGAGGGCGCGGACGTGCTGGCACCGGATCTGCCGCTCTACGGCGACACCGAGGTCACCGACCCGGCCGGGGTGCGCTACGACGACTGGGTCGAGTTGTTGTGCGAGCTCGTCGGCGCCGAGCGTGCTGACGACCCCCGTCCGCTGATCCTGTTCGGCGCAAGCATGGGCGGCATGCTGGCCTACGAAGTGGCAGCGCGAACCGGGCAGGCCGCGGCGGTAGCAGCGACGTGTCTGCTCGACATGTCCGATCCGACCGCGCGGTCCGCGGCCACTCGGTACGCGTGGTTGGGCCGGCCGGCGCCGACGGTGCTCAAGATGGTGGACCCCGTCCTCGGCCGCGTGCGCATCCCCATCCGCTGGATGGTCAAGATGTCGCAGATGAGCACCGACCCTCGGCTGTCCCGGCTGTGCGCCGAGGACCCGCGCGGCGGCGGTGTCAGCGTGCCATTGGGATTTCTGTCCAGCTTCACGGTCTTCGAGCACACCCGCCCGCAGAACTACTCCGGCCCGCCGGTCACCCTGGTCGCTCCCGCTGCCGATGCCTGGACCCCGCCTGAGGTCAGCATCCGCTTCCTGCAACGCATTTCAGCACCGACCGAGCTGGTGATGCTGGAGAACTGCGGCCACTTCCCGATCGAGGAGCCCGGGCTGACGCAACTGCGCGACGCGATGCGCATTCTGCTCAATCGGGTGGCGGCGCCAGCTGACTGA
- a CDS encoding TetR/AcrR family transcriptional regulator yields the protein MDTLLEAAAQVFSREGMTATTNRIAARAGLSIGTLYQYFPDKFALLRAVAARHVRDADHRITEVFGRLREDAPPFDATMRALLEAVVDMHRDRPRLHALLHRMVPVHPDQLAQVQALEDRLCDEVAFHLKRCDRGGGDPELTARTVVHTIDAQLHRVMTRHGFDVDALMRTVSQLAPPPD from the coding sequence GTGGACACGCTGCTGGAAGCGGCTGCCCAGGTGTTCTCCCGGGAGGGGATGACCGCGACCACCAACCGCATCGCCGCCCGGGCCGGACTCTCGATCGGGACGCTCTACCAATACTTCCCCGACAAGTTTGCGCTGCTGCGGGCGGTGGCCGCACGGCACGTCCGCGACGCCGACCACAGGATCACCGAAGTGTTCGGCCGACTGCGCGAGGACGCCCCGCCGTTCGATGCGACGATGCGCGCGCTGCTGGAGGCGGTCGTCGACATGCACCGCGACCGCCCCCGACTGCATGCGCTGCTGCACCGCATGGTGCCCGTGCACCCTGATCAGCTCGCGCAGGTGCAGGCGCTGGAGGACCGGCTCTGCGACGAGGTGGCCTTTCACCTCAAACGGTGTGACCGCGGCGGCGGTGACCCAGAGCTGACCGCACGCACGGTGGTGCACACCATCGACGCGCAACTGCACCGCGTCATGACCCGGCACGGCTTCGACGTCGACGCGCTGATGCGGACGGTCAGTCAGCTGGCGCCGCCACCCGATTGA
- the rplM gene encoding 50S ribosomal protein L13, protein MPTYTPKAGDTTRSWYVIDAADVVLGRLAVAAATLLRGKHKPTFTPNVDGGDFVIVINADKVAIGGDKLQKKFAYRHSGYPGGLRKRTIGELMDKHPDRVVEKAIIGMLPKNKLGRQMQKKLRVYAGAEHPHTAQQPVPYEIKQVAQ, encoded by the coding sequence GTGCCTACGTACACGCCGAAGGCGGGTGACACCACACGTTCGTGGTATGTCATCGACGCCGCCGACGTGGTGCTCGGCCGGCTCGCCGTAGCAGCTGCCACCCTGCTGCGCGGCAAGCACAAGCCGACATTCACGCCCAATGTCGACGGCGGTGACTTCGTCATCGTCATCAACGCAGACAAGGTCGCCATCGGTGGCGACAAGCTGCAGAAGAAGTTCGCCTACCGCCACTCGGGGTATCCCGGCGGCCTGCGCAAGCGCACCATTGGCGAGCTGATGGACAAGCACCCCGATCGGGTGGTCGAGAAGGCCATCATCGGCATGCTGCCCAAGAACAAGCTGGGCCGGCAGATGCAGAAGAAGCTGCGGGTCTATGCCGGTGCGGAGCACCCGCACACCGCTCAGCAGCCGGTTCCGTACGAGATCAAGCAGGTGGCCCAGTGA